A single window of Plasmodium reichenowi strain SY57 chromosome 12, whole genome shotgun sequence DNA harbors:
- a CDS encoding clathrin coat assembly protein AP180, putative — protein CEYFISDVKDKEELIKKLTHFTHLEDLKDKGIGIRDISNNILKLLNDNKYLKNERIEAAKYANICTNIESKPIEKKGFFSNRKKKKKHKIKRTSEYSRRNINDPRNLRQSLQSKNILDQIQEERKSIYGYTNDDDNNRFNEKRYDTEENNHNHISSYSSNISSSSSSSTSSSSSSSTSSSSSSPSSSATSSSSRSINRHSSNSSLSNYKTNNNHKKISKRKKRIKHKKHSISSSEKSSRRSNRSISNSQDEYNNNSSKLSTQSKGHSASRTSSCVSSHTSYKHSSRLSSRSSTSSSDSNSYSSRSRGRSHMRNKHARSRKNKREKEKKKRRSTTRHK, from the coding sequence TGTGAATATTTCATCAGCGATGTTAAAGATAAGGAGGAGctcataaaaaaattaacacACTTTACACACCTAGAAGATTTAAAAGACAAAGGTATTGGTATAAGAGATATTTCaaataacatattaaaattattgaatgataataaataccTAAAAAATGAGAGAATAGAAGCAGCAAAATATGCAAATATTTGTACTAATATAGAATCGAAACctatagaaaaaaaagggTTTTTTTCgaatagaaaaaaaaagaagaagcataaaattaaaagaacaAGTGAATATAGTagaagaaatattaatgatCCAAGAAATCTACGACAAAGTTTACaatcaaaaaatatattagatCAAATACAAGAAGAAAGGAAATCAATTTATGGATATAcaaatgatgatgataataatcgatttaatgaaaaaagatatgatacagaagaaaataatcataatcatatttcttcatattcttcaaatatttcatcatcatcatcttcTTCTACTTCTTCATCGTCATCTTCCTCAAcatcatcatcttcatcatcaCCCTCGTCATCAGCAACATCTTCATCTTCTCGAAGTATTAATAGACATTCATCTAATAGTTCTCTTTCAAATTacaaaacaaataataatcataaaaaaatatcaaaacgaaaaaaacgtataaaacataaaaagCATTCAATATCCTCATCTGAAAAATCGTCAAGAAGATCTAATCGTTCCATATCAAATTCTCaagatgaatataataataactCATCTAAATTATCTACACAATCAAAAGGCCATTCAGCGTCACGTACATCATCATGTGTATCGTCGCATACTTCTTATAAACATTCATCTAGATTATCATCACGTTCATCAACTTCTTCCTCGGACTCGAACAGCTATTCTAGTCGTTCTAGGGGAAGGTCACATATGAGAAATAAACATGCACGTtcaagaaaaaataaaagagaaaaggaaaaaaaaaaaagaagatcAACAACTAGACacaaatga
- a CDS encoding hypothetical protein (conserved Plasmodium protein, unknown function) gives MAELLTIKNLFICSHEKSVEELIKVMDGLINKVEENNENDGDKNILYKENMNEKKKYDMIKDYMDANKNNVLHFAVYGNNFNNVKFIVENTNLINTFNNDGQNGLIISILNKNNDISKFLLDNHINYNQVDKYNSSALLYSVITQNYDIFNLLIEKNDIDININSYEKGNLISICIFERNIKLLKKLFNKNICPELKEKNVYPHPLIFILYSNDNHLLYLYLTYSLYYYSKSQELFDINKTNFDYTTEDIIINLQNKQSINSIFKSQHMHTKNFHSLLNIKDENNSSLLDICIQMQNEEGKNILSYYTAEQ, from the coding sequence atggCTGAATTATTAAccataaaaaatttatttatatgttctCATGAAAAAAGTGTTGaagaattaataaaagtaatGGATGGATTAATTAACAAAGTggaagaaaataatgagAATGATggtgataaaaatatattatataaagaaaatatgaatgaaaaaaaaaaatatgatatgaTAAAAGATTATATGGATGCTAATAAGAATAATGTATTACATTTTGCTGTTTACGGAAACAATTTTAATAACGTAAAATTTATTGTAGAAAATacaaatttaataaatacatttaataatgatgGACAAAATGGATTAATTATTagtatattaaataaaaataatgatattagTAAGTTCTTATTAGATAAtcatattaattataatcaagttgataaatataattcaaGTGCTCTATTATATAGTGTGATAACAcaaaattatgatatttttaatttattaatcgaaaaaaatgatatagatattaatattaatagttATGAAAAAGGAAACCTAATAAGTATATGTATCTTtgaaagaaatattaaattattaaaaaaactttttaataaaaatatatgcccagaattaaaagaaaaaaatgtatacCCTCATCCActcatttttatattatatagtaatgataatcatttattatatttatatttaacatattctttatattattattcaaaatcacaagaattatttgatataaataaaaccAATTTTGATTACACAACagaagatataataataaatttacaaaataaacaaTCTATAAATTCGATTTTTAAAAGTCAACATATGCATACCAAAAATTTTCATTccttattaaatattaagGATGAAAACAATTCCTCACTTTTAGACATATGTATACAAATGCAAAATGAAGAgggaaaaaatatattgtcTTATTATACTGCGGAacaatga
- a CDS encoding hypothetical protein (conserved Plasmodium protein, unknown function) yields MHIKTSTLKICLFLLLVNTLNLFTKCSLRILPLNDVIDGIIIHLNYKFIKYKVYAKGIHLNVNFENLGSVRHIIESYKDLNTLYCNLNKKKEEESIDKNTLRTNNCVIFVNIKYKENLKHIYDFMEYLYINTSAVALIFISDNFLYENEIYNPHEDLNITIIHPSILTYFISYDRLSEYDTNNYDKYIFELYWGVNHKTDIVHINYHLDYGKYFNYTFFIYMKNFLLDLKNHITYEIQFSIHKNFTIEPRFCFIRDSSYCISKPDYMNSNVVREVVEQQVRSLCIYELTLIDDIKSDIVQTDPSDVLQSDPQGKKKLFSEKYIYYINALFNFGFERKYCSSDFNDLTKKCSDKILNILNVSVKDVDHCFLNNFHTYMKNMIKSKFYVYSITINDKTYKIKLNKDISIKLICSAFKNMPKRCKDYLFNELIDADYV; encoded by the exons atgcaTATAAAAACTTCtacattaaaaatatgtttatttttactattAGTTAATACTTTAAATTTATTCACAAAATGTAGTTTGCGTATTTTACCACTTAATGATGTTATAGATggtataataatacatttaaattataaatttataaaatataaagtGTATGCCAAAGGTATCCATTTAAATGTGAATTTCGAAAACCTAGGTTCTGTTAGACATATAATTGAATCATACAAGGATTtaaatacattatattgtaatttaaataaaaaaaaagaagagGAATCTATTGATAAGAACACGTTAAGAACAAATAATTGTgttatttttgtaaatataaaatataaagaaaacttaaaacatatttatgattttatggaatatttatatataaatactaGTGCTGTTGctcttatatttatatctgATAATTTTCTGtatgaaaatgaaatatataatccACATGAAGatttaaatattacaaTTATACATCCAAGTATTCtcacatattttatatcatatgaTCGATTATCAGAATATGatacaaataattatgataaatatatatttgaattatattGGGGAGTAAATCACAAAACAGatattgttcatataaattatcatttaGATTATGGCAAgtattttaattatactttttttatatatatgaagaaCTTCCTTCTGgatttaaaaaatcatatCACATATGAAATACAATTCAgtatacataaaaattttacTATAGAACCAcgtttttgttttattagAGATTCATCGTATTGTATTAGTAAACCAGATTATATGAATTCAAATGTCGTACGAGAAGTAGTAGAACAACAGGTAAGAAgtttatgtatatatgaattaacTTTAATAGATGATATTAAAAGTGATATTGTTCAAACGGACCCGTCTGATGTTTTGCAGAGTGACCCCCAAG gaaaaaagaaattgttcagtgaaaaatatatatattatataaatgcATTATTTAATTTCGGTTTTGAAAGAAAATATTGTTCTAGTGATTTCAACGATTTAACGAAAAAATGCTCAGATAAAATTCTGAACATCCTGAATGTTTCGGTTAAAGATGTGGACCATTGTTTTCTCAATAATTTTCATACgtatatgaaaaatatgattaaAAGTAAATTCTACGTTTATTCAATAACGATA